The following proteins come from a genomic window of Candidatus Schekmanbacteria bacterium RIFCSPLOWO2_02_FULL_38_14:
- a CDS encoding cell wall biosynthesis glycosyltransferase translates to MSFNKKLNISAFFPCYNEEKNLEALTSSTLNFFQTISDQYEVIIVNDGSKDNTREIAETIANKDPHVKVYNHETNYGYGAALKTGFKNSIYDYIFFTDGDNQFDIKEIGGLLPYAEEFDIVAGYRINRRDNFMRRLNAWSFNLFVRILFGLKIRDLNCAFKLFKKKVIDSIDIDSTGAFINAEILIKAKKKGFTIKEVGVTHYPRQWGSQTGANPKVIFKAFQELFKLRGKLK, encoded by the coding sequence ATGTCATTTAACAAAAAACTGAATATTTCTGCTTTTTTCCCTTGTTACAATGAGGAAAAGAATCTTGAAGCCTTAACAAGCTCAACTCTAAACTTTTTCCAGACAATTTCAGACCAATATGAAGTAATTATAGTAAACGACGGAAGTAAAGATAATACCAGAGAAATTGCTGAAACCATAGCAAATAAAGACCCGCACGTAAAAGTATACAATCATGAAACCAATTATGGATATGGGGCTGCTCTTAAAACTGGATTCAAAAATTCTATCTATGACTATATTTTCTTCACTGACGGAGATAACCAGTTTGATATAAAAGAGATTGGAGGATTGCTTCCATACGCTGAGGAGTTTGATATTGTAGCTGGTTACAGGATTAACAGAAGGGACAATTTCATGAGGAGATTAAATGCCTGGAGTTTTAACCTTTTTGTAAGAATACTTTTTGGATTGAAAATAAGGGACTTAAACTGCGCCTTCAAGCTCTTCAAAAAAAAGGTTATAGATTCTATTGATATAGACTCTACCGGAGCTTTCATAAACGCTGAAATTCTAATCAAGGCTAAGAAAAAGGGATTTACAATCAAAGAAGTTGGAGTAACACACTATCCAAGACAATGGGGAAGCCAGACAGGGGCAAACCCGAAAGTAATCTTCAAAGCATTTCAAGAGCTTTTTAAGCTGCGTGGGAAGCTTAAGTAG